In Agrobacterium vitis, one genomic interval encodes:
- a CDS encoding GNAT family N-acetyltransferase produces the protein MDFSIRKARPDDVPVILRFITDLAIFEKAEHEVKATAESLHQSLFGDGAIAFAVVLEKQGTPVGHAIWFYNYSTWQARKGLYLEDLYIDPAHRGGGAGRAMLRYLAKLAVDTGCGRFEWSVLDWNEPAIRLYDAVGAEPQTEWIRYRLSGDKLADFAAGR, from the coding sequence ATGGATTTCTCCATCCGCAAAGCGCGTCCAGACGACGTGCCCGTTATCCTTCGCTTCATCACCGATCTGGCGATTTTCGAAAAAGCCGAACACGAAGTGAAGGCTACAGCAGAAAGCCTGCATCAATCGTTGTTTGGTGACGGAGCCATTGCCTTTGCCGTAGTCTTGGAAAAGCAGGGGACCCCTGTTGGTCACGCGATCTGGTTCTATAATTACTCAACCTGGCAGGCCCGCAAGGGACTCTATCTCGAAGATCTCTACATCGATCCAGCCCATCGCGGCGGCGGCGCTGGGCGGGCCATGCTGCGCTATCTGGCAAAGCTTGCTGTCGATACCGGCTGTGGCCGGTTCGAATGGAGCGTGCTGGATTGGAACGAGCCAGCCATCCGGCTCTATGATGCTGTTGGTGCAGAGCCGCAAACCGAATGGATCCGCTACCGGCTTTCCGGCGACAAGCTTGCGGATTTTGCCGCCGGAAGATGA
- a CDS encoding NADP-dependent oxidoreductase: protein MTHQQNLQVQLASRPTGAPAADNFRLETGSVGEPTNGEVQLQILYLSLDPYMRGRMSAAKSYAKPVEIGAVMEGGTVARVLRSRHNDFQEGDIVLSHSGWQSYAIAKGETLRKIDPSAAPISTALGVLGMPGFTAYAGLLTIGKPKPGETVVVAAASGAVGSAVGQIARLKGARAVGIAGGADKCAFIKNELGFDAVVDHRSPDFAQELAQACPDGIDVYFENVGGDVWKAVFPLLNSFARVPVCGLIAQYNQSVEDASGPDRLPMTMRDILTKSLTVRGFIQREFVDQFPQFQREAAGWIADGLLRYREDIVDGLENAPQAFIGLLEGKNFGKLLVRVSE, encoded by the coding sequence ATGACACATCAACAAAACCTTCAAGTTCAGCTTGCGTCCCGCCCAACCGGCGCTCCAGCGGCCGATAATTTTCGGCTGGAAACAGGCTCTGTGGGCGAACCCACTAACGGCGAGGTTCAGCTGCAAATCCTCTATCTATCTCTTGATCCCTATATGCGCGGACGCATGAGCGCTGCAAAATCCTATGCCAAGCCGGTTGAGATTGGCGCTGTGATGGAGGGCGGCACAGTCGCCCGCGTGCTCCGCTCAAGACACAATGATTTTCAAGAGGGAGATATCGTTCTCTCTCATTCCGGCTGGCAAAGCTATGCGATTGCCAAAGGTGAGACGTTGCGCAAGATCGATCCGTCGGCAGCCCCGATCAGTACCGCGCTCGGCGTGCTGGGCATGCCCGGCTTTACCGCCTATGCGGGATTGCTGACCATCGGCAAGCCAAAGCCCGGCGAAACGGTCGTGGTGGCCGCGGCCAGCGGCGCGGTTGGCTCTGCGGTCGGTCAGATTGCCCGCCTCAAAGGTGCGCGCGCGGTTGGCATTGCTGGCGGGGCTGACAAATGCGCTTTTATCAAAAACGAACTCGGTTTCGATGCGGTCGTTGATCACCGCTCTCCTGACTTTGCCCAGGAGCTGGCACAGGCCTGCCCTGATGGCATCGACGTTTATTTCGAAAATGTCGGTGGTGATGTCTGGAAAGCGGTGTTCCCGCTGCTCAATAGCTTTGCACGTGTGCCGGTCTGCGGTCTGATCGCCCAATATAACCAGTCCGTGGAGGATGCGTCCGGCCCGGACCGTCTGCCGATGACCATGCGCGATATTCTAACCAAGAGCCTGACCGTGCGGGGTTTCATCCAACGCGAATTTGTTGATCAGTTTCCGCAATTCCAGCGGGAGGCGGCAGGCTGGATTGCCGATGGATTGCTGCGCTACCGGGAAGACATTGTCGATGGGTTGGAAAACGCCCCTCAAGCCTTTATCGGCCTGTTGGAGGGCAAGAATTTCGGCAAATTGCTGGTGCGCGTCTCCGAATAA
- the recX gene encoding recombination regulator RecX: MTGETQILFDSEAQPDPLQPKPRMIAWARNSAAYRLGRRMMSERELRDAVSRKARQKYEGIEPETVEALAAEAVRFGRQMLALDDDAYAQIKSQSAARSGKSRRAIAQTLARKGIEKDVVRAALEDMDDLPAAIRFARKRGYGPFRRSDGDERQRMKEMSGMARNGFGFDLVQRVLAMSREEAEEYLLQQPL; the protein is encoded by the coding sequence ATGACAGGCGAGACGCAAATCCTGTTCGACAGCGAGGCCCAACCTGACCCTTTGCAGCCGAAACCGCGGATGATAGCCTGGGCGCGCAACTCTGCCGCCTATCGCCTTGGCCGACGGATGATGAGCGAGCGGGAATTGCGCGATGCCGTCTCCCGCAAGGCACGACAGAAATATGAGGGCATCGAGCCGGAGACGGTGGAGGCGCTGGCCGCCGAAGCCGTGCGCTTTGGCCGCCAGATGCTGGCGCTGGACGATGATGCGTATGCGCAGATCAAGTCGCAATCGGCGGCGCGCAGCGGCAAATCCAGACGTGCTATCGCCCAGACCCTGGCGCGCAAGGGTATCGAGAAGGACGTGGTGAGGGCAGCGCTAGAGGATATGGACGACCTGCCCGCGGCCATTCGATTTGCCAGAAAGCGCGGCTATGGCCCCTTTCGCCGCAGCGACGGCGATGAACGGCAGAGAATGAAGGAAATGTCGGGCATGGCACGCAATGGCTTTGGCTTCGATCTGGTGCAACGCGTGCTTGCCATGTCACGCGAAGAGGCCGAAGAGTATTTGTTGCAACAACCGCTGTAA
- a CDS encoding 4'-phosphopantetheinyl transferase family protein — MSQRANNQVEIYSSCPVPPLFEAFISHRAVCFRHNDFTPEAAIELGVPLPESMGKAVAKRKAEYVGGRFCAMEAIAAQTGQPAAPVTSGPRGEPVWPPGLVGSITHTHGFAAAAVADAARVRSLGMDTEQIMTAQVMGNVRERICGPEDRFGASSSLLPELHTTLVFSAKESLFKCLYPLVEKMFWFEDALIRIDPDRDGLFTAELLSRLHVEFPAGTVIEGRFCLTPGLVHTGIRLAKDEAAL; from the coding sequence ATGAGCCAGCGGGCCAATAATCAGGTGGAAATATACTCCTCATGCCCTGTGCCTCCGCTTTTCGAGGCCTTCATCTCGCATCGCGCTGTTTGCTTCCGTCACAATGATTTTACGCCCGAAGCGGCGATTGAACTTGGCGTGCCCCTGCCGGAAAGCATGGGAAAGGCGGTCGCCAAGCGCAAGGCGGAATATGTGGGCGGACGGTTCTGCGCCATGGAGGCGATTGCGGCGCAAACCGGCCAGCCTGCGGCACCCGTTACATCTGGACCGCGTGGCGAACCGGTCTGGCCCCCAGGGCTGGTCGGCTCGATCACCCATACGCACGGATTTGCTGCGGCAGCCGTTGCCGATGCGGCTCGAGTTCGCAGCCTTGGCATGGACACAGAACAGATTATGACAGCGCAGGTCATGGGCAATGTCCGAGAGCGGATCTGCGGTCCGGAAGACAGGTTTGGGGCCAGCAGCTCTCTTTTGCCGGAACTTCATACCACCCTGGTGTTCTCTGCCAAGGAGAGCCTGTTCAAATGTCTTTATCCATTGGTTGAAAAAATGTTCTGGTTCGAAGACGCGCTGATCCGGATCGATCCGGATCGGGATGGTCTGTTTACCGCCGAATTGCTGTCACGCCTCCATGTGGAATTTCCGGCGGGAACAGTGATCGAAGGACGCTTTTGCCTGACGCCGGGTCTGGTTCATACCGGCATCAGGCTTGCGAAAGATGAGGCTGCGTTATAA
- a CDS encoding LuxR C-terminal-related transcriptional regulator — protein MNFTLRFQPPISTQSAIKRRAILSHLSAGGLKRVTTIIAPAGYGKTSLAAQWFDTLRAEGYSLSWLALDQEYSDQTQFLLLLLEAVNALRLEEGTGVDSSMTVASLLALLSTRLRKITEPVILFLDDYHFAQTDATEAIVARLLGDQTLNHLKLVLISRTPPRFPVSALRLKGEFRQVNIAELGFSDQEAEEFFAGQTASLSRAQVAGLNKRTEGWAVALQMIRLLIAENVDGGTLFTTFDGGNAEMGSYLSEQVFANLPEDVQELLLKTAPFPTVNRDLVEAVFADAHSADLLGKLGDHALPIAMLAGGGGWIRYHPVFNAFLKEEAARRGYQVQDVLERAARWFQSTGDFDAAVRHALMSGNANLAAEIVETSGGWRRVYTTSRGGASVFNSIMANVSAIDLTCFPLTTLGLSVVSAKAGHLDAANHYLGIAERADTAAPDTFTSDLRVVRVLLGLYFDRPACAEDLAALENDLTDIASTELVHRAMVLNMLSYNFLDRSDMDRALHYGHLAVQTFRDGGADFGAVHLYTHIGQAAFFSGDCSGAEEYYQQLIDEVQACIGKGTDLDALGQVLKAELLVMRGDLEAAGACLRWALPHLERHDAWFDLLAAGFTAQQMIFRLEGDMTAAHALADRTRSAAKRRGFHRLIRLIDGARVLLLLESGDVEQAIRYAKAHGFGMEDITSVPDNSLAIHLRGLTPALLWARIHLVRGDLERSRQALSILISQQPTKIHDLRSVELALLDMRLLIAEEKREIVAARLEDLLLTFPMEDFRAMIWIEGDDFLGDLRAIAEESPMSAVLRQRLQALLPEGKVAPEISEDVPLHGLSSSALTDRELAVMALLSQGFSNKEIGRKLALSDNTIKFHLRNIFAKLKVTTRTAAVGAARRAGISL, from the coding sequence ATGAACTTCACTCTGCGATTTCAGCCCCCGATCAGTACCCAGAGCGCGATCAAGCGCAGGGCAATCCTGTCGCATCTTTCCGCTGGCGGATTGAAACGGGTGACCACCATCATTGCGCCGGCTGGCTATGGCAAGACATCCCTGGCTGCGCAATGGTTCGATACCCTGCGCGCCGAAGGCTACAGCCTGTCCTGGCTTGCGCTGGATCAGGAATATAGCGACCAGACACAGTTCCTGCTGCTGCTGCTGGAAGCCGTCAATGCCCTGCGTCTGGAAGAAGGCACGGGTGTCGACTCCAGCATGACCGTCGCCTCGCTTCTGGCCTTGTTATCCACGCGGTTGCGCAAGATCACCGAGCCGGTCATCCTGTTTCTGGATGACTATCACTTCGCCCAGACGGATGCGACCGAAGCAATCGTCGCGCGGCTGTTGGGCGACCAGACGCTGAATCACCTGAAACTGGTGCTGATTTCGCGCACGCCACCGCGCTTTCCGGTGTCCGCCCTGCGGTTGAAAGGCGAATTCCGCCAGGTCAATATTGCCGAACTGGGGTTTTCCGACCAGGAAGCTGAGGAGTTTTTTGCCGGACAGACTGCCAGCTTGAGCCGGGCGCAAGTGGCTGGGCTCAATAAAAGGACGGAAGGCTGGGCGGTTGCCTTGCAGATGATCCGGTTGCTGATTGCCGAAAATGTCGATGGCGGCACGCTGTTCACCACCTTCGACGGCGGCAACGCCGAAATGGGTAGCTATTTGTCGGAGCAGGTCTTTGCCAACCTGCCTGAAGATGTGCAGGAACTGCTTTTAAAGACGGCGCCTTTCCCCACCGTCAACCGCGATCTGGTTGAGGCCGTCTTCGCCGATGCCCATAGCGCCGACTTGCTTGGCAAGTTGGGAGATCATGCCCTGCCAATCGCTATGCTCGCAGGCGGAGGAGGCTGGATCCGCTATCACCCGGTTTTCAATGCCTTCCTGAAGGAAGAGGCCGCTCGACGTGGCTATCAAGTCCAGGATGTTCTGGAACGGGCGGCGCGCTGGTTCCAATCGACCGGCGATTTCGATGCTGCCGTGCGCCATGCGCTGATGAGTGGCAATGCCAATCTGGCTGCGGAAATCGTCGAGACCAGCGGCGGCTGGCGGCGGGTCTATACGACCAGCCGAGGGGGTGCCAGCGTGTTCAACTCCATCATGGCCAATGTTTCGGCCATTGATCTCACCTGTTTTCCACTGACCACGCTTGGCCTGTCGGTGGTCAGTGCCAAAGCCGGGCATCTTGATGCCGCCAACCATTATCTCGGTATTGCGGAGAGAGCCGACACGGCTGCTCCGGATACGTTTACCAGTGATCTGCGAGTGGTCCGTGTCCTGCTGGGGCTGTATTTCGACCGCCCTGCCTGCGCCGAAGACTTGGCCGCATTGGAAAACGATCTGACAGACATTGCCAGCACCGAACTCGTACACCGCGCCATGGTGTTGAATATGCTGTCTTATAATTTTCTCGACCGCAGCGACATGGATCGGGCCTTGCATTACGGCCATCTCGCGGTTCAGACGTTCCGTGACGGCGGTGCTGATTTCGGCGCGGTACATCTGTACACCCATATCGGCCAGGCTGCTTTTTTCAGTGGCGATTGCTCCGGCGCCGAGGAGTATTATCAGCAATTGATCGATGAAGTGCAGGCCTGCATTGGCAAGGGCACCGATCTCGACGCCTTGGGACAGGTGCTCAAGGCAGAATTGCTGGTCATGCGTGGCGATCTGGAGGCCGCCGGTGCTTGTCTGCGCTGGGCCTTGCCGCATCTGGAACGCCATGATGCCTGGTTCGATCTTCTGGCCGCTGGGTTTACCGCCCAGCAGATGATCTTCCGCCTAGAAGGCGACATGACAGCAGCCCATGCACTGGCGGACCGGACACGGTCGGCGGCCAAGCGGCGTGGTTTTCATCGGTTGATCCGGCTGATCGACGGCGCCCGGGTGTTGCTCCTGTTGGAAAGCGGTGATGTCGAGCAGGCGATTCGCTACGCAAAGGCCCATGGCTTTGGCATGGAAGACATCACCTCGGTGCCGGATAATAGTCTGGCGATCCATTTGCGTGGATTGACGCCGGCTCTGCTTTGGGCACGCATCCATTTGGTTCGCGGCGATCTCGAGCGCTCCAGACAAGCGCTTTCCATCCTGATCAGCCAGCAACCAACGAAAATCCACGATCTTCGCAGCGTGGAACTGGCGCTTCTCGACATGCGTCTGTTGATTGCCGAGGAAAAACGCGAGATCGTTGCGGCCCGCCTGGAAGATCTGCTGTTGACCTTTCCGATGGAAGATTTTCGGGCCATGATCTGGATTGAAGGCGACGATTTCCTGGGCGATCTCAGGGCAATTGCCGAGGAAAGCCCGATGTCGGCAGTTCTGCGTCAACGGCTGCAAGCCCTGCTACCGGAAGGAAAGGTGGCGCCGGAGATCAGCGAAGACGTGCCGCTTCATGGTCTCTCGTCATCCGCGCTGACAGACAGGGAGCTTGCTGTCATGGCGCTGCTCAGCCAGGGCTTCAGCAATAAGGAAATCGGTCGTAAACTGGCCTTGAGCGACAACACGATCAAATTTCATCTGCGCAATATTTTCGCAAAGCTCAAGGTCACTACCCGCACCGCCGCAGTCGGTGCCGCTCGCCGCGCTGGCATCTCACTGTAA
- a CDS encoding L,D-transpeptidase — translation MRMRGTGVAMAALMMAALALPASGAAAAPRADDPANSTASSVVTPQMMKREVPDKFKRRLVRLRTDEAPGTVIIDTNNKFLYLVEGNNRAIRYGVGVGREGFGWSGVVNIGRKVEWPSWRPPEEMRVREARRGHILPVVQEGGPDNPLGARAMYLYKGNRDTIFRIHGTNQPWSIGLNLSSGCIRMNNKDVEDLYARAEIGSKVIVVGPGNKQGEVSFDDRGIDLLRTIFGG, via the coding sequence ATGCGGATGAGGGGAACGGGTGTGGCGATGGCCGCGTTGATGATGGCAGCACTGGCCTTGCCAGCTTCAGGCGCGGCAGCAGCACCGAGAGCGGACGATCCGGCCAACTCGACGGCCAGCAGCGTTGTAACACCGCAGATGATGAAGCGGGAAGTTCCCGACAAGTTCAAGCGGCGGCTGGTGCGGCTCAGAACCGATGAGGCGCCGGGTACTGTTATCATCGATACCAATAACAAGTTCCTCTATCTCGTCGAGGGCAATAACCGGGCGATCCGCTACGGCGTCGGCGTCGGGCGCGAGGGTTTCGGCTGGTCGGGTGTCGTCAATATCGGTCGCAAGGTGGAATGGCCAAGCTGGCGTCCGCCGGAAGAAATGCGTGTGCGTGAAGCGCGTCGCGGTCATATCCTGCCCGTCGTACAGGAAGGAGGGCCTGATAATCCGCTCGGTGCGCGCGCCATGTATCTCTACAAGGGCAATCGCGATACAATTTTTCGCATCCATGGCACCAATCAGCCATGGTCGATCGGGCTGAACCTGTCCTCGGGTTGTATCCGTATGAACAACAAGGATGTCGAGGATCTCTATGCCCGCGCCGAAATCGGCAGCAAGGTTATCGTGGTAGGTCCTGGAAATAAGCAGGGCGAAGTGAGTTTCGATGACCGTGGTATCGACCTGTTGCGGACGATCTTCGGCGGCTGA
- a CDS encoding L,D-transpeptidase — protein sequence MLSPRFLLKACFALSVTLTWPAIVGQAVAQDRYQTRPPVVVSPDLAAPWLLQLGVRVEPPAVNPSRPSVAQPVYYRPVTKPVPQQYRQPAASAAPLRPALQQATAMPAPRQMSSTPAQFLPQVVAYQTREKPGTLVIDTNNRFLYLVMDGGMARRYGVGVGKPGFEWAGEHKVTRKTEWPEWIPPQEMIAREAAKGHYLPARMQGGPENPLGARALYLGSTLYRIHGTNAPWTIGYGVSSGCIRMRNQDVTDLYGRVPVGTKVIVM from the coding sequence ATGCTGTCACCGCGTTTTCTCCTGAAAGCCTGTTTTGCCTTGTCAGTGACACTCACCTGGCCCGCTATAGTCGGGCAAGCTGTGGCGCAGGATCGCTATCAAACCCGGCCACCGGTTGTCGTCAGTCCGGACCTTGCAGCGCCATGGCTATTGCAATTGGGTGTGCGGGTCGAGCCACCAGCCGTTAATCCGAGCAGGCCTTCTGTCGCCCAGCCCGTTTACTATCGCCCGGTGACCAAGCCGGTTCCGCAACAATACCGCCAACCTGCCGCTTCCGCCGCACCGCTGCGGCCTGCGCTTCAACAAGCGACGGCCATGCCCGCGCCCAGACAGATGTCATCGACGCCCGCACAATTCCTGCCGCAGGTTGTCGCTTACCAGACCAGAGAAAAGCCGGGCACGCTGGTGATCGACACGAATAATCGCTTTCTATATCTGGTGATGGACGGAGGAATGGCCCGCCGCTATGGCGTCGGCGTCGGCAAGCCCGGTTTTGAATGGGCGGGCGAGCACAAGGTGACCCGCAAGACAGAGTGGCCGGAATGGATTCCGCCGCAGGAAATGATCGCGCGCGAAGCTGCCAAGGGCCATTATCTGCCAGCCCGTATGCAGGGTGGGCCGGAAAATCCATTGGGAGCACGGGCGCTTTATCTTGGCTCGACCCTCTACCGTATTCACGGGACCAACGCGCCATGGACAATCGGCTATGGCGTGTCTTCAGGCTGCATCCGCATGCGCAATCAGGATGTAACCGATCTCTATGGCCGCGTACCCGTGGGTACGAAAGTCATCGTGATGTGA